TTACATTCAGGATGCTGAGACACGTCACGAGGCTCAGATATGTAAACTTGTCCTGGAGAAGCAAGAACTAGAGTGGCAGAAGGTGTGTGTTCCAACAAGAGCCTTTTTTTAAGGCTATGTGAACAGCATTAGTATGTCTTAAAATGTTTGGTGTGATATTTTTAGGAGTCTCTACAAAATCAAATCAACAGGATGACAAATGAACTATCAGAATCCCTCGCTGCTGTTAAAAAGAAGGTCTgtagtcttttttattttctttttcacccAAGTGATTTAAAACTTTCAGCTAATGTAAAAGTACAAAAACATTAGGATGTgctaaatactaaatactatgTTAAGTTTCAGGCTCAGGTTCAAggaatagaagaagaaaaggtAGCTTTTCTTTATACTCCCTAATCTAATGCCAGACTTAATAGCATATTATGTATAATAGTAATATGTGCATGTGGCTAATGATATGCTAATGAATTCAAAAGGGGAAACACCAACTGAGTGCTGAATTAAAGGACAAAGAGATCACCAGCCTGAaggaagagttgaagctgctgCAGGTACATGGATGTGCAGAGAATCGTCATTTTCTCCTTTGTACACATTTTGTCTTCAGTGGGAAAATTCATCTCTTTGTTTTGTCAAACAAATGACATCTTTTGATGGATGCTGTCCTGTaacattcatctctctctctctctctctctctctctctctctctctcggtaaaataaaaatttatagtGTCTTTATAAGTTCTTGGGCCACCAAAATCTGCATAATCATCTAAAACAACTTCAGAGAACCTTGGTATTGATTCTGCAGATCTGTAGAAATGTACTGGAGCAATGAATATGTTCTTCCAAAAAGAGTTTGTCCAAAagtttgtggtgatggtggtggaaaGTTGATGAtggtcttcagctgtccagtttgagTGAGTCTGTACCCATGAGTGCCCATGAAAGCCTTATttaatactttcagttactctAGACTTCAGCTCAAACCAATTtaaccattctcctctgatctgaAGATGTTTCATGCTGCAGAGGATACAGGCATACAGGATGttttgtttctgaaatactcaagctGCCCCATCGGGCACCAAAAACCTCAAAAATCTctacagagatcagacttttccAGATGTTTTATGTGAACATAAACTGAAGTTTGTGACGTGCATCTGCATGACtatatgcattgtgctgctgtgattggttgatttaataactgcatgaatgagcaggagaaaaggtgttcctattaaagtggatagtgagcatatgtgtgtatataaacacagacacacacactcagacacagaaCTAAAGGAAGAACTATGtttgatatactgtatgttgcAAAAGATCATTTAGAGGTCAAAAGGAACACAAGAACCCTCTTAAcaaactttttttccttttactaCTGTTTTACAGTTGTCCAAGTACAGTTTGGAGAAGAAATTAAGCGAGCTGGTAAGGATTTACAATTATATAAATTGTTGACAGAGGCgagtgggagagggagaaatTAAAGAGGAGGATGTGGGGAGGAGAGAGTGGCTCATCACAAGTAACGgatagggagtgtgtgtgacacttgAGCTGCCAGTGCAGCAGAGAAAATACcaccattaaaatattttatatcgaAGCTTCGCTCTGTTTAACCTTTCAAGTGGCAGAGAGAAAATCTGTTTGATACAGACAATCAGAAAGTAACGGTAGAATTGGGGGAGGAAGTTTCATAAAAGTCCCTCAGGCATGCGTAAAAATGAAAACCTTATCTGGCAGGGAGACGATACACTCAGCCAAGATGTTAAACAAAGGACTTCTGCCCCAGACAGAAACCCCAGCATGGCCCTGAACGATTacaatcctttaaaaaaaaaaaaacctttctgaAATATAGATAGAAGAGAATGAGCTTGGTCTTGGTCAGATCTTAAAGGTTATCTTTTTTTGTCAAAAATGTGGAGGAATATCACCAAAAGGGGGAGTTATAGTACAAAATCTTTCCAGGAGCAGAAGGTTCAGCTGCAGACTCAGGTGAAGGACAGCCATCTGAATCAACTGGGAGAGGTGGAGAAGCGTTTTAGGACCATATCGAGACAATGTGGTGTGGTCAGACAGGTGCATGAGAAACTGGAGCAGAACGGTAGGCCAGATGCCAGAGAAAAGCAGGACATGACATTCAAATGTAGCCTTAATGGCAATTTTTCACTTCATATTATTACAGAGTGCGTGTGAATTTTTCAGTCTGATTCAGTTAAAagtgttgatgaattttctgtaacagcatggCGTTTATGTAGTGTCAGCAAATATGAGGCAGTGTATTAATCAGATCACTAAATATATTTTCATacatattttctatttatatttagattgTTATAGTAACCAGGGAATTTAATCCTCAAATAATTTAACAGGATTTGTACCATTTATGTGTGAATATTAGTGGATTTAACAGCATTGCTCAGAAATTAGTAACAACTTTTTATGAAAGTCAaatttcatgtcatttttttaaaataaatgaaaattgtaTTCATTGGCAAATTGTTGtataagaggaatgaaacactttgGGTTGTGCTGTCATTGATATATAATCAGCTCTTAAGTGGCAGTAGTGACTCAGCAGCGAACATCTCAACACCTtgttgttgagtgtgttgttATAACGGTGCATCCCCATGTCTTTTATAAGTTATAAGAAAATACGTAAATATACACCTTAGATATCTGTGTTTAGGCACACATTTTCTATTTATATACGTATATGATatacaacgatcaggcataacactgagcattgccaggtgaagtgaataagactgagtatctcctcatcatggcacctgttagtgggtgggatatattaggcagcaagtcaacattttgtcctcaaagttgatgttagaaggaggaaaaatggacaagtgtaaggatttgagcgagtttgatgatgaagggccaaattgtgatggctagaccactggatcagagcatctccaaaactgcagttcttgtggggtgttcccggtctgcagtggtcagtatctatcaaaagtggtccaaggaaggaacagtggtgaaccggtgacagggtcatgggtggccaaggcttgttgatgcacgtggggagagaaggctggaccgtgtgatccgatccaacagacgagctactgttgctcaaactgctggagaagttaatgctggttctgatagaaaggtgtcagaatacacagtgcaagacgggtcagggctgttttggcagcaaaagggggaccagcaaaatattaggcaggtggtcataatgttatgcatggtcTGTGTATTTTTGGCCTTTTTCTGTCAAACAAGATCATTCAAGGTCAAGTAATTTATTCTTCAATCTGAGTTTTTCAGATTAAAAGCAAATGCTGAGGTGCCTTTTGTAAGATATCATGTTTTTATACGTTGAAACCCAGATTAAAGCTCAGTTAATTGGCCTGCATTTTTCAGCATGAGATCTAAGACAGCTTGCGAGGGTGAATCCAAGCTGAAATTCCTGTCTGCTTgatagttattttatttaagacaCCATATCCTAGataagatttattattttatgaatgTCTGCACTGGTGATAGTCAGAGATTGCTTATTAAAGGTAATCGTTCCTGTCTGGTATTTAGTCATGTTTAAATAGAGTTTATGTTGAGTGGATGGTATAATAAACATTACTATCTGCTCCTTCCAAACAGCAGTATCAGTATTTATGTAAAACAGGCATGGTTTTTAAGGCAACCATTAGTTTCTGGGAGATTTCCCCTGTACAGACTGTATGGTCTGTATCAATAGGCCTCTCATTAGCCCTGTTGAAAAATGCTACTGTGcgatttaatttgattttttttttatattttattttgtataagtCGAGGAGGCAATGCGGATTAACAATAAAATCGTATCCatcaacaaaaaacaagaatCTACAATTGCTGCCCTGAAAAAGGTAATGCTTTCAAAGAAATATAATAGAATGAATtcatctaaataaatataatttttaaatttatatattttattttagaaaactaaacaaacaaatatttaaatcattttaatattttaaaataattttaatatgaaGGAGATCAGTGGAGTCTGGcacaaacatttttctttacctttttttatttgtttatgtgaaAGTTAGTAAGGATTAAGAATGGCAGATAAAGAGCTACAGAAATGAATGCTCATTTAACAATAATACTCTCAAGTTAATTTACATCTTATATTTTCTTAAACTGTTGTCTCACTATGCATGAAAGGGTTAAACACCCGAGACTAACCTGAGCTCTTTATATTAGGATGTGGAGAGGCTAAACAGTGAGCTGGTGAAAAGCAAAGTTGTGTCCATCTGCAGATCTGGAGACGAAAGTACTCATTACCTGCTGAAAGCACAAGAACAGCAGGAGCTTAAACAGAGGCTGATTGTGGTATgtttactatctatctatctatctatctatctatctatctatctatctatctatctatctatctatctatctatctgtttgtgtgtgtctatctatctatctatctatctatctatctatctatctatctatctatctatctatctatctatctatctatccatctatccatctatctatctatctatctatctatctatctatctgtttgtgtgtgtctatctatctatctatctatctatctatctatctatcttttaataaaataaataaaataagatacactatattgccaaaagtattcgctcacccatccaaataatcagaatcaggtgttccaatcacttccatggccacaggtgtataaaatcaagcacctaggcatgcagactgtttttacaaacatttgtgaaagaatgggtcgctctcaggagctcagtgaattccagcgtggaactgtgataggatgccacctgtgcaacaaatccagtcgtgaaatttcctcgctcctaaatattccacagtcaactgtcagctgtattataagaacgtggaagtgtttgggaacgacagcaactcagaaacgaagtggtaggccacgtaaactgacggagcggggtcagcggatgctgaggcgcatagtgcgaagaggtcgccaactttctgcagagtcaatcgctacagacctccaaacttcatgtggccttcagattagctcaagaacagtgcgcagagagcttcatggaatgggtttccatggctgagcagctgcatccaagccatacatcaccaagtgcaatgcaaagcgtcggatgcagtggtgtaaagcacgccgccactggactctagagcagtggagacgcgttctctggagtgacgaatcgcgcttctccatctggcaatctgatggatgagtctgggtttggcggttgccaggagaacggtacttgtctgactgcattgtgccaagtgtaaagtttggtggaggggggattatggtgtggggttgtttttcaggagctgggcttggccccttagttccagtgaaaggaactctgaatgcttcagcataccaagacattttagacaattccatgctcccaactttgtgggaacagtttggagctggccccttcctcttccaacatgactgtgcaccagtgaccaaagcaaggtccataaagacatggatgacagagtctggtgtggatgaacttgactggcctgcacagagtcctgacctcaacccgatagaacacctttgggatgaattagagcggagactgagagccaggccttctcgtccaacatcagtgtgtgacctcacaaatgcgcttctggaagaatggtcaaaaattcccataaacacactcctaaaccttgtggacagccttcccagaagagttgaagctgttatagctgcaaagggtggaccgacgtcatattgaaccctatggattaggaatgggatgtcacttaagttcatatgtgagtcaaggcaggtgagcaaatacttttggcaatatagtgtatatggcaAGGATAAAGGAAGCGTGAATCACTGCTGAGTTGATGCAGACTGACCTCTCTGTTTGTAGGAGACTGAACTGAATAAGAAGCTGAGAAATGAAATTGCTGTAGAAAGAGCAGAGAAGCAGGTACATTTATTAGCACAGAATTGTTGGCTACTATTTTTCCCAGGAACAATATTTCAAAGGTATACAAAAATATCATTTAGGTTCTGGCAAAAAAAGAgatgcagaagaaaaaaaaatttattcttATAGGTTTCAGTAAAAATGCAGTGGTAACATTTCACAGTAATCCTGGCCTTAAGCTGGTAATGCATCTCACTCACCGGgctttgtatgtgtatgtgtgtgtgtgtgtgtgtcaggagctTATGTGCACCCTTCAGCATGCACAGGGGCTGCTGCAGACTCAGACACAGGCTGTAAGTCGAACTGAGCAACagctcctcatacacacagaggagTACCAGGTTAGTCTGTCATATAAAAGCATCACTTTGCATCATACACATCCTAcaccctatgtgtgtgtgtgctggtttgCCAGCTTTAATCTAAGGGCTGTTTGAATACTATCCCCGTTTTCTCACTCACATTTTCAGCatcatatatcctcatttaagTCTTCTAGCGTATATAAGTCTATcgacacacacctctgtaaaaCTTTTGAGCACCATGACCTTGGTTCTGAATAAATTAACTTAATTATTAACTTAATTTATGGCATGATAAACAGTGTGGCTCATGTGTCATAAAAATGATATAGTTCCAGGCTGAAACTCAAATTGGATTCAGATGTCGTGAAGGTGAAGGATTAATATGAGTATCACATTAatagcattaaataaataaataaataatttacgaTTTAATTTGATATTACATCATTGTGATTTTGCTCAGTAGGTTTGGACATCACTGGTTCAGCACTACtgctaatacacactctttctgTGGCAGTATTACATTATATGTTAATTAATATTGATATCTTTTTAACGAACAGACAGCCCTAGTATTTACTGATTGTTTGTATTCATGCAAACTCCTGAATtattgaattaaaaacaaaatgtaaagacAATACCATGATCCAAAAATCCACCCAAAAATGCCAAGAGAGCACTTATTACTGTGAAGATCTCCAGTCTTCTCCAGAACATTACAGAAGAAGATTCAGTGCTGTTCAGTTGTTTAGTTGGTAAAACAAGGGTCTACTAAATCAAGGAGTGGCAATTATTGTAattgttaaaaatatttctgattTCATTCGGTTAAAAGATTAATCTTTATATACCACAGACATTTTTATTGACGTTTTGGCACATACTTATgagagggtgccaataattctggtgCTGAATGTTAATGAACTAAGAGCAGTTGAATGTTGCAACTCACATAGCaactaaaaaattttttttaaagatgtacAATAACTAAATACTACAGCCAAAAATCCACTCCGAAATATTCTGTACACTTCTTAATATAATGGCTGGCCAGTTATTTTAGTTTAGTATAAAATGCTAACGGTTCAAATTAACGTAAGATCAGAAATAAATGACGTCTCGTAAACACAACCGAGAGCATCGTCAATCACATTTAGGAAGCACGACTTGCAACTCAATAGTGGTGAGTATGTTTATTGTCCATTTACAGAGCCCGCTGCTTTATAGGCTCCATGCCTCTGTTTAATTCacatatttattcattgattAAAACCATTATCAACGTGACAAAACCCTGCTGATTTGTATGAGCGTCCCTGTCTGTTTAGAACCTTGGGTCCGGGTTGAATAAACGCATAAAAATTTACTATTGCATTAAAAATTTTCCGGGTGATTAATTTCATTGCAGGTCCTTAAACGAGAACATGAAATGGTCCGAGAGAGGAGTAAAGAAAAAGAGGACAGACTTGTGCACTTGATAGACGACTACAAACGTTCCAAAATGACTTTGGAAAAAGAGGTAGTTCTGAAAAATGCTTTATTACGCTACCACAACGAAGGataaatgtcttaaaataaagtaaaataaaattttagtaAGAATTAGGCATTAGTACTTACATCTCTAAGACACATGCTGATCTGAAAAGGATAAATTCTTCATAAAGCATgaatgattttcattttttcctatCAGATATCACAGGAAATGCTGGTTCTCTGCTTGATGTGTTGTTAAATAGATGGAGACTCTCCATGCAAAGATGCAGGCAGACCAGGCAGAGCTGAAAGCTGTTAAAAAAGCATACGATCATCTCCATGAGAAACACAGACGTCTGTCCTCTCGTGTGATGCATCAAGCAAGAAAAATTCACGGCTTAGAGGTAGAAATGTTATGGAAGATATTTCAGTCTTTGGAGAATTTATGAAGCGGTGATGAAGTGCTGGTGTTAAAACTTTTACacgttcatttatttatgctgAACGCAAAACATAACGGCAGCTCTGACAGCACTGTCAATcaaaatcacagctttatactgtattaatgccattgtttccatagtaacatcAAAGTCACTTTCAtctgtatagcgcttttaacaatggacatcgtcTCTGAGCAGCTTTGCAGAATATGAGAAGTATTGAACAAAATGTTCAAGATTTAATATTATACTtgaaatttatttctatttatccctaatgagcaagcctgaggcgactgtcacaaggaaaaactccctttgCCACTGCTTAGTTATAAGCAGATATAAAAATATCTATTGTTCTAAAAAGTAGTTGATATGGTGCATCATTGTGTaagaagacatttatttaacaaatctCAGTAGTgcattgacttttttttttattgctgctttaaCATAAGCAACAACAGGGGATAGCTTGTCTTGGAGAagtttcacaacattaaatgtaaaaatcaaaAATAAGGTGCGTCTTTCTCTGATAATTTGTTGGCAatttgctgtggtgtaaaaggaataaaacatttcagggcATGCTACTGTTGGAAGAGAAAAGTAAACAGTAGGCTCTGAtttctgttgttgattattcTTGATGTAATTGGGGATTGTGTATGGActctattttatttcagactGGCTTAAAGGATGACTTTGACATCCAAACAAATTCTCCTACCAGCTTAAACTGTGATATGGATGTAGACAAGGACACATCTATAGATGGAGAAGCCTGTCAAGCCAGTCCTCAGAATAACTGTGAGCATATGAGACATTGCAAAGAAGATGAAGACATTCCAGGTGAGAGGAATGCAGGCTTCTGTTCTCCGGCCAAGCCGGGCGCCGTTAAAACTAATATTTTTGCACAGAATGATGTGATGTGGGGGGAGTTGGGATCCTGGGTTGACAGAATATCTTTATCAAGAAAGCTTACCTGTACTTCTTATTTTTCAATCCGTAATGATGCATGAATTTAATTTCCTCATGTAGATGAAAGGACTGCTGAGTGTCAAGAAGCGGCAATAGGCGGAGAAAACGATGAGGTTAATGTTCGTTCACAGATGGATCGAACAACTCTGGCGCTTCTGCCTTCAGAAAGCCTTGATACTTTGGCTCCAGATCAGTCAGAGACAAGTGAGAGAGTCGGTGGAACTGATGTGACAAATCAGCAGATAGATCCAGCTGTCAAACAAGAAGCTAGTGTCAGTGAAAGCACACCAGGTTACCCTTCAGACACAGTGCAAAGTTATACAGAAATCTGTCTCGCTAAGCTATCAGAACCCCAAACCAGGTCTGTTTATGGTGTGGCCAGTGACCCAGTGATGGCTGAACCCAGGGTTACGCTAGTGGAGAagagtctgtgtgtctatgaaAGACGAGAGCACCAGACACCAGATAAAGACACATCCGAGACATCTCAGGACGTTGAATTGAAAGAACCTCAGATTGTAGCACCTGAGATAAATAAGGTTCCCTCACCAAATAGTGATAGTAAACCTTGTGTAGATGAAGCAGCCATTTTTGTGGACAACAATAAAGTACCCGGACATGCAAATAACAAGAGTCCTACGAATTACGGTCAGTTAGGTGTAGCCAGTTCAAGTCCACAAAAGCGAATCATTCCTCAGGAGCCAGACTTTTCTCATGAAGAGGTTACTTTAGTACTTTGTGCTGCCTCGATTTCTGACACATCCTTAAGTGAACTACAAGGAAGTTCTGACATCATGGAAGATACAAACAACTGCATCATGGTCACTGCAGCAAAATGTATCCCAGAAGCGAAGTCGAATGCCGTTTCCTATTCTGCTGAATCTTCCTCCCAAAGCACTGTGTTTATCACGGCTAATAGAGCAGAAGCTCAAGATGGAAATAAAACAGACGATATCTGTACTCCTGCTTTATCTGTACGGAACAACGAGCAGAATGCAGAAGCATGTCCAGATCCCCAGATCTCAAACCCCCAGGAAGATTCTGTATTCACTGATATGAAAGTAAGCGAACAGCCAAATAATGCAGAAATGCAAATTATTGGCACAGAACCTGAACAGAATGGTGAAAGCAAAAGTTATGGGTCATCTCTTAAGTTGGACGTGCCTTTGAAAGAAACGATGGATTCACAGTTGAACGGTTCACAAAGTGCAGCAAcggcacaaacaaacaaaccctcaAGACTGTTCATTTCTGAGCAAAAATCTGCGCTGCCCTCTGGCTTCCAGGACCTTCTCAGATCAATGTCTATGCCTGTTGTACCAAAGTCCACACTAAAAAAGAGAGGTATGTGGTTGTTTAATTAAATCTATAGATTTTGAATATCATTAATCTCAGGACGTGTGTCTCGGTCGGGTCTTTTCTTTGTCACTCAGGTGGACCTCCTGACAAGGTGCACTTTTCAGACCTCCATTCTGACCAAAAAATCGATCACTGCACGAAATGGAATGCAATAAAAGAGACGTTTTCTGAAATCTCTGCTGAAAAGGTAAGTTTCTCAAACGTGCAGGGAAGAGAAGGCCATGGTAACTTCCATGTGTATTTAAAATGACCCTCATTCCTAAAAGTATTTTACTTTGCTAAAATGGCTGCATTTTTCTCAATGAAAGGTTGATTGGAACCAACAAGAAAAAGTCTCAGATTATAAATCAGTGGCAAGTCTGAAAGGAAGCTGAGCAGCTACGTGGAGCAAACCAGAGAGCTCATGAAATCTAATCTGTCTGTAACTAACATTTTAGAAAATTCATCTGTATTTTGTTCTCCGACAGCTTCTTTTAGGATCGtgccatgtgttttttttaatctgtttttttttttagaccaaAGGTCTTGTAtttaagagaaaagaagagagcaCAGAAAGATATTTGGATATACATGATTGAAATATATGACTTTCTTAAGCTGCTTTTTAAGTTTCTGCCTTGGCCTGAACTTTTACTGCAGGCTTTACAGACGTCTTACCTTAGAAGGTCATTCGAGCGtatattatatttgtgtttgtactaTAAATTTGCTGCTGAATTACAAGCAGCCTGACTACCTCTCACTACCTCAAGTACTTATTGTCTCATACTTTATTAGAGCCAGGTGTTATACTGTCTAGAGAGGGTGACATAAATGCTTTTTATCCCTGGTATTACCAGAGGTGGGCTTTTGCCAGTTTTATCAACAGTCATTTTGAAATAGTGGAAAAAAATGGAGAGAGCAGATTTACGTTTTGTCAGCATGGGAGATATCTCATATCTATAGCATAAATACAGTAACTCAGTACATCAGCATAAAAAATAGTGTTCATTTTTTTAGATGATTATATAACCCTAAGCTGAAAAACTACAGAAGTGTGTTTGTATTGACATTAATTCTCAGATGAGAAGAGTCAGTGTATTACACTATTATATCTGTTTATGTTTCTTTATACAGGAGAGCAAAATTCCCATCTCGTTTGGTTCAGCTCAGCCAAGCAGCCCAGCGGCATGCTCTGGGGGTAATGGGCTGAGACAGAACTGCACTGTTACTCCCCCTCCCAGACGGCACAGCTTGGGAAAAGTGTCTCGGCCCGCGTCTGAGGATCGAACGCCCACGCCTCTTGAGAAAGAGGACCATCAGACGTCTGACATCAGGTCGCAAATCGCCAAGATCGAACAGTTCCTCTCTTCTGAAGGTCTCAGACCACAAAAAAGATGTAGAGTAGATGATTCCCAGGCTTAATTTAAAAGGTTAAATGCAGTATCTTCATGTTAATATGCGAGCTGTTATAgagctattattattttataataattatttatataattattattataataattatttatatagttattttttgtttgtgtcaCATGTAACAGAAAAGTATATCAGGCTTTTGTTAGATATATGACAAAAGCCTAATTCTCTTTCTTGTTTATGTGAAACATGGCCCAGAACGATGGGCTCCATGCTTTACCCTACTGATAAACAAGGTAAGCTGTTTCACATAAAACATGTTAATTACAGATGTAAAGCCAATTAACGTTTAATTACTCCCTGGATGGCCTGTCTTTCCCTCTGAGGACATTTAATTTGCCAGCCACAAACTGCCACCAACTATAACTTGTGTTAATTAAAACGTTCGAGTACCAGGAATCAATTAATGCACATTAACCCAAATTTGCAAATGCAAATGATTCTCTCATTAAGTTTATGTtctcaataaggaggttgtttaGAGCATATGGACATATGTTAGGGCGATACAGATGACAAAACGTGTTGGCGCTGCtggtcaaacagagtttatgTTGTAGAACAGTCAGCAGATGTTAATGAGCTTCTCTGTGCACCTGAAAAGCTGCAAAACTAAAATCTGTGTCATTGTATAATTcttatttgattttgttttctttcatttgggatgtatgtgttagagtgtgtgtttggtttttccCATATGTTATACAGAACTGAAGCTGATGCATGCATTTCGTTCTGTTTTATTGTTCGATAAATCAcagttcatttttaaaattaaagcaGTTTAAAGGGCTTCAAACAAAATCATTCTCCTTAGAAGAAATAAAACCACACTGCAGAAAGGAAATGCACACCTCCTGAAGATGGCACAAGGTCCCTCTCAGGTCTGGCTTAATACACTTACTCATTATTAATATGTCAAAATGTTAATGTCCTCATAAAGAAATCTGATGTGTTTTGAGTGTCTGTGCCAGCAGTGCTGACCCTTATCCTTAAAGGGAGTAGGCAATATGGAAAGCGTAATTTTAATACACAATCTGGAATATGAAGTGGCGGTCCTTTGAAACAGTCAATTACACTTGAGCGCGGGAGGAACCCCGGTGTTAATTACTAGTCGGTTTTATATAGAGTGTAAATAAAGAGCTTGCTGACATTCACATTCCATCACTCTGTCCTGACTGCCACAGCAAATTAGCCTGGCCCCTATGGGCTCCACTGGACCCTGAGTGTTCATTTAACACTAGaataacactcactaacactcgcCGTCACAGGAGGACTGCACAGGCAGGGCTTGCGGAGATTGCGctgatta
This genomic stretch from Hemibagrus wyckioides isolate EC202008001 linkage group LG08, SWU_Hwy_1.0, whole genome shotgun sequence harbors:
- the LOC131357430 gene encoding uncharacterized protein LOC131357430 isoform X2, with amino-acid sequence MWRNITKRGSYSTKSFQEQKVQLQTQVKDSHLNQLGEVEKRFRTISRQCGVVRQVHEKLEQNVEEAMRINNKIVSINKKQESTIAALKKDVERLNSELVKSKVVSICRSGDESTHYLLKAQEQQELKQRLIVELMCTLQHAQGLLQTQTQAVSRTEQQLLIHTEEYQVLKREHEMVRERSKEKEDRLVHLIDDYKRSKMTLEKEMETLHAKMQADQAELKAVKKAYDHLHEKHRRLSSRVMHQARKIHGLETGLKDDFDIQTNSPTSLNCDMDVDKDTSIDGEACQASPQNNCEHMRHCKEDEDIPDERTAECQEAAIGGENDEVNVRSQMDRTTLALLPSESLDTLAPDQSETSERVGGTDVTNQQIDPAVKQEASVSESTPGYPSDTVQSYTEICLAKLSEPQTRSVYGVASDPVMAEPRVTLVEKSLCVYERREHQTPDKDTSETSQDVELKEPQIVAPEINKVPSPNSDSKPCVDEAAIFVDNNKVPGHANNKSPTNYGQLGVASSSPQKRIIPQEPDFSHEEVTLVLCAASISDTSLSELQGSSDIMEDTNNCIMVTAAKCIPEAKSNAVSYSAESSSQSTVFITANRAEAQDGNKTDDICTPALSVRNNEQNAEACPDPQISNPQEDSVFTDMKVSEQPNNAEMQIIGTEPEQNGESKSYGSSLKLDVPLKETMDSQLNGSQSAATAQTNKPSRLFISEQKSALPSGFQDLLRSMSMPVVPKSTLKKRGGPPDKVHFSDLHSDQKIDHCTKWNAIKETFSEISAEKESKIPISFGSAQPSSPAACSGGNGLRQNCTVTPPPRRHSLGKVSRPASEDRTPTPLEKEDHQTSDIRSQIAKIEQFLSSEGLRPQKRCRVDDSQA
- the LOC131357430 gene encoding uncharacterized protein LOC131357430 isoform X1, whose translation is MWRNITKRGSYSTKSFQEQKVQLQTQVKDSHLNQLGEVEKRFRTISRQCGVVRQVHEKLEQNVEEAMRINNKIVSINKKQESTIAALKKDVERLNSELVKSKVVSICRSGDESTHYLLKAQEQQELKQRLIVETELNKKLRNEIAVERAEKQELMCTLQHAQGLLQTQTQAVSRTEQQLLIHTEEYQVLKREHEMVRERSKEKEDRLVHLIDDYKRSKMTLEKEMETLHAKMQADQAELKAVKKAYDHLHEKHRRLSSRVMHQARKIHGLETGLKDDFDIQTNSPTSLNCDMDVDKDTSIDGEACQASPQNNCEHMRHCKEDEDIPDERTAECQEAAIGGENDEVNVRSQMDRTTLALLPSESLDTLAPDQSETSERVGGTDVTNQQIDPAVKQEASVSESTPGYPSDTVQSYTEICLAKLSEPQTRSVYGVASDPVMAEPRVTLVEKSLCVYERREHQTPDKDTSETSQDVELKEPQIVAPEINKVPSPNSDSKPCVDEAAIFVDNNKVPGHANNKSPTNYGQLGVASSSPQKRIIPQEPDFSHEEVTLVLCAASISDTSLSELQGSSDIMEDTNNCIMVTAAKCIPEAKSNAVSYSAESSSQSTVFITANRAEAQDGNKTDDICTPALSVRNNEQNAEACPDPQISNPQEDSVFTDMKVSEQPNNAEMQIIGTEPEQNGESKSYGSSLKLDVPLKETMDSQLNGSQSAATAQTNKPSRLFISEQKSALPSGFQDLLRSMSMPVVPKSTLKKRGGPPDKVHFSDLHSDQKIDHCTKWNAIKETFSEISAEKESKIPISFGSAQPSSPAACSGGNGLRQNCTVTPPPRRHSLGKVSRPASEDRTPTPLEKEDHQTSDIRSQIAKIEQFLSSEGLRPQKRCRVDDSQA